From the Lathyrus oleraceus cultivar Zhongwan6 chromosome 4, CAAS_Psat_ZW6_1.0, whole genome shotgun sequence genome, one window contains:
- the LOC127135176 gene encoding F-box/kelch-repeat protein At3g06240, translating into MRRFMNFMLLVQQTMRKRRRRERLMEKKKRKTKMATPIPPKPFVHEDLIIEILLCLPVKSLIRFQCVSKQWFSLISDPNFVKSHFQLTPHTRRIEFISSDFGQTISIDFEEQFDLENAFVKQCNFFHPHADSLIQIISSCRGFIFFHHSSGFCILNPCTKIHKQIPLAPGEFETNLELRYFYYLYGFGYDPLRDDYLVVSLSCIPAEEDLSRVEYFSLKDNKWKQIEDTCFLYTIDKIDPRVGSLYNNAIHWLALHSDSLVEVIIVFDLMERELFEMPYPNGVEHKSDHCELWVFGEFLSLWAMDCENSKIEIWLMKEYNVHSSWIKAIVLPMNILSPHQFSPICSTKYGDIIGTDGSRLMRYTDKGEFIEGSSYIPFADTAVSGGFPSIMYTESLLSLPGDHMQVYEDDSD; encoded by the coding sequence ATGAGAAGGTTCATGAACTTCATGTTGTTAGTGCAGCAAACAATGAGAAAGAGACGAAGAAGAGAAAGACTCATGGAGAAAAAGAAGAGAAAGACAAAGATGGCGACACCAATACCACCGAAACCTTTTGTGCATGAAGATTTGATAATTGAAATCCTTCTATGTTTACCGGTGAAGTCTCTTATTCGTTTTCAATGCGTTTCTAAACAGTGGTTTTCTCTTATATCTGATCCCAATTTTGTCAAATCACATTTTCAACTTACACCACACACTCGTAGAATTGAATTCATATCAAGTGATTTTGGGCAAACAATATCTATAGATTTCGAAGAACAATTTGACTTAGAGAATGCTTTTGTTAAACAGTGCAATTTTTTTCATCCCCATGCTGATTCTCTTATTCAAATTATAAGTTCATGTAGAGGTTTTATATTTTTCCATCATTCTTCCGGATTCTGCATATTGAATCCATGcaccaaaattcacaaacaaatacCTTTAGCTCCGGGTGAATTTGAAACAAATTTAGAGTTACGTTATTTCTATTATCTGTATGGTTTCGGATATGATCCGTTAAGAGATGATTACTTGGTGGTTTCACTATCCTGTATTCCAGCCGAGGAAGATCTTTCACGTGTGGAATATTTTTCATTGAAAGATAACAAGTGGAAGCAAATTGAGGATACTTGCTTCCTTTACACAATCGACAAGATTGACCCCAGAGTAGGATCGCTCTATAACAATGCTATTCATTGGTTGGCTTTACATTCTGATTCATTGGTGGAGGTTATTATTGTATTTGATTTAATGGAAAGGGAACTTTTTGAGATGCCTTATCCAAATGGTGTAGAACATAAGTCTGATCATTGTGAGTTGTGGGTATTTGGAGAATTTCTTAGCTTATGGGCTATGGATTGTGAAAATAGTAAAATTGAAATATGGTTGATGAAAGAATACAATGTGCATTCGTCTTGGATTAAGGCTATTGTTCTCCCTATGAACATCTTATCTCCTCATCAATTTTCTCCAATATGCTCTACAAAATATGGTGATATCATTGGAACAGATGGGTCTAGATTGATGAGGTATACCGACAAAGGAGAGTTTATAGAGGGTTCCTCATACATTCCCTTTGCAGATACTGCAGTTTCAGGTGGATTCCCATCGATAATGTATACAGAATCTTTGCTTTCACTTCCTGGTGACCACATGCAAGTTTATGAAGATGATTCAGACTAG
- the LOC127135178 gene encoding F-box/kelch-repeat protein At3g06240: MNFMLLVQKTMRKRQRRERRMVKKKKRKTKMTTPTQLKQYVPQELIIEILLNLPVKSLIRFQCLSKAWFSLISDPDFAEYHFQFAPHTRRIEFISNDLQQTTSMDFEEHLDLRNAIVKRCNFLDPQVESLIPIISSCRGFIFFHHSSGFCILNPCTKVHREIPLAPGEFETNLELRWFYYLYGFGYDELRDDYLVVSVSFIPAEEDLSRLEYFSLKDNKWEEIEDTYFHLTSDKINPRVGSLFNGAIHWLALHSDSLMAVIFIFDLTERKLFEMPYPNGVEHNSDDCELWVFGEFLSLWAMDCENSKIEIWLMKEYNVHSSWIKAIVLRMDILSPHEFFPICSTKNGDIIGTDRDNILLRYNEEGETIDGASYILFPDGAVSRGSPSIVYTESLLSLPGDDMQAY; the protein is encoded by the coding sequence ATGAACTTCATGTTATTAGTGCAGAAAACAATGAGAAAAAGACAAAGACGAGAAAGACGCATGGTGAAGAAAAAGAAGAGAAAGACGAAGATGACAACACCTACACAACTGAAACAGTATGTGCCTCAAGAATTGATAATTGAAATCCTTCTAAATTTACCGGTGAAGTCTCTTATTCGTTTCCAATGCCTTTCTAAAGCATGGTTTTCTCTTATCTCTGATCCCGATTTTGCCGAATATCATTTTCAATTTGCACCACACACTCGTAGAATTGAATTCATATCAAATGATTTACAACAAACAACATCTATGGATTTTGAAGAACATCTTGACTTAAGGAATGCTATTGTTAAACGGTGCAATTTTTTGGATCCCCAAGTTGAATCTCTTATACCAATTATAAGTTCCTGCAGAGGGTTTATATTTTTCCATCATTCTTCAGGCTTCTGCATATTGAATCCATGCACTAAAGTTCATAGAGAAATACCTTTAGCTCCGGGTGAATTTGAAACAAATTTAGAGTTACGTTGGTTCTATTATCTGTATGGTTTTGGATATGATGAGTTAAGAGATGATTACTTAGTGGTTTCAGTGTCTTTTATTCCAGCCGAGGAAGATCTTTCACGTTTGGAATATTTTTCATTGAAAGATAACAAGTGGGAGGAAATTGAGGATACTTACTTCCATTTAACGAGCGACAAGATTAACCCCAGAGTTGGATCGCTCTTTAACGGTGCTATTCATTGGTTGGCTTTACATTCAGATTCATTGATGGCagttatttttatatttgatTTAACGGAAAGAAAACTTTTTGAGATGCCTTATCCAAATGGTGTAGAGCATAACTCTGATGATTGTGAGTTGTGGGTATTTGGAGAATTTCTTAGTTTATGGGCTATGGATTGTGAAAATAGTAAAATTGAAATATGGTTGATGAAAGAATACAATGTGCACTCGTCTTGGATTAAGGCTATTGTTCTCCGTATGGACATCTTATCTCCTCATGAATTTTTCCCAATCTGCTCTACAAAAAATGGTGATATCATCGGAACAGATCGTGACAATATATTGTTGAGGTATAACGAGGAAGGGGAGACTATAGATGGTGCCTCATACATTTTATTTCCAGATGGTGCAGTTTCACGTGGATCCCCATCGATAGTCTATACAGAATCATTGCTTTCACTCCCTGGTGACGATATGCAAGCTTATTAA